A stretch of DNA from Streptomyces venezuelae:
TCGGGGTCGCCACGGCGCGCCCGCAGCCGGCCCAGCACCACCATGGCGATCATCCGGCGCCCGTCGTCGACCCCCGCCGTGCGCAGCACCTCCGAGGCGAGCGCTTCGGCGTCGTCCCACCGTCCCTGGTCGAGCAGTGCCCTCGACCGGAACGCGCGCAGCCACTGGCGCCAGACCTCCTGCCCGTGATCGTCGGTGAAGGAGAGGGCCTCCTCGTACCAGCGGTCGGCCTGCCGGTACCAGCGGCGCGTCACGCAGATCAGCTGGAGCCAGAAGTAGGCGAGACCGGCCTGGTCTTCCACCGATGCGCCCCGCGCCAGCCGTACGCTCTCCGCGATCAGGTCGAGTCCGGCCGGGTCGCCGTCCTGAGCGCGGCCGATGCCGATCGACAGGAGTGCGAGTGCCCGTTCCTGCGGTTCCGAGCCCTCGCCGGCAGCAGCCAGGAGCCGCTCGCCCCAGGCCACCGCGTCGGCGTTGCGGAACGCCATGGCGGACAGCTTCGCGCGGATGGCGCAGGCGAGTGCGTATTCGGGCCCTGGCGGTTGCGTCGCCAGCAGCGCGAGGGCCTCGTCGCAGGCCTTCTCCCCGAGCGGGATCTCCCGGGCCAGGTGGGCCGCCGTGATCGCCAGTCCGACCAGGGCCCCGCCCCGCCGTCGGTCGTCGCCGACCGCCCGCCATGCGTCGACGGCTTCCTGCCGGGCCCGCAGGGCGTCGTCGAGGTCATCGGCGAGATGGCATTGCCGGCCGAGTTCCTCCAGGAGCCCCGCCCGGGCGGCGTCCGGCTCGTCGCCGAGCGCGGCGAGTGCGTGGCGGAGGTGGTCCGCCGCCTCCGTGTGGGCCCCCAGTCTGGAGGCCCTCTCCGCCGCCAGGGGGGCGTAGGCGAGGACGGCGGCCCGGTCGTCGGCCCGCTGCGCGTGATCGGCGAGCCGCGCGGGCTCCACTTCACCCGGCGGTCTCGCACCGAGCACGGCCAGTGCCTGCCGGTGCAGGGCTGCCGCGCGTCCCGGCGGGATCGCCTCCAGGACGGCGACCCGGACCAGCTCGTGCCGGAACGCGACCGTGCCGTCGACGGCGGTGACCAGCCCGCGGTCCATGCACGCGTCGAGGTCGTCGGCTGCCCGGCCCGAGACGGCCTCCACCAGCCATGGCGCCGCCCGCGTCCCGAGACAGGCGAGTGCGTCGAGAGCCTCGCGCGCACCCAGTTCCAGACGGGCGGCGCGGGCGAGGACCGCGTCCCGGACCGTCGGGGGAACGGTGGCCCGGCCGTCAGCGAGGACCTCGGTCACGAAGAACGCGTTGCCTCCCGTGCGGCGGTGCAGCTCGCCCGGGTCGATGCCGGTTCCCGCGGCGAGACGGGTCACGGCCGCCTCGGAGAGCATCGGTACGGTCAGCCGGCGCACCACGGGAAGCGCCGCCAGGTCCCCGGCCAGGACGCGCAACGGGTGGCGTGCCCCCACCTCGTCCTGCCGGTAGACCACGACGATCATGGCGGGACGCGCCTCGATGCGGCGGCCCAGGAAACGCAGCAGGTCGAACGTGGCCTCGTCGGCCCAGTGCGCGTCGTCCAGCAGCACCAGGGCCGGTTCACCACCGCTGCGCAATTCGTCGAGCATCAGGCGGCGCACCGCCGCCGGCTCCGCCTCGCCGGTGAGCTGACGGCGCAGCGGTGCCGACACGCCGAGTGCCATATCGCGGAGGGGACCGAGCGGAAGCGGCGTGGTGAGCGGTTCGCAGCCGCCACGGAGGAGGCGCACGCTGCCCAGCGTCCGGGCGAACTCCTCGATCAGCGCGGTCTTGCCCGAACCCGCCTCACCACCGACGAGAACGAGCCGTCCGGTGCCGTCGCGCGCCTCCCGCCACCAGCGGGTCAGCGACGCGAGCTCGCCGTCCCGCTCCAAGAGCGTGCAGGGGCCGACCGTCACCTTGCCCATGGTAGGCAGGCCACGTCCACAAGGTTGGGTATCCACCACCGATGTCCGCGGCAGGAGGGCCTGCGCATGCTGCCCATGAGCAGAGGAACGGGGCACGCCGAAGGGAACGGCCATGGACTACGACGTGATCATTGTCGGCGCGAGCATCGCCGGCTGCACGGCTGCCACGGCATACGGCCGGGCCGGCCTGCGGGTGGCACTCGTCGAACGGCAGCGCAACCCGCAGGCGCACAAGACGCTGTGCGGGCACTTCGTGCTCGGCGGCACGCACGACGTCCTGCAGAGGCTGGGC
This window harbors:
- a CDS encoding ATP-binding protein; translation: MTVGPCTLLERDGELASLTRWWREARDGTGRLVLVGGEAGSGKTALIEEFARTLGSVRLLRGGCEPLTTPLPLGPLRDMALGVSAPLRRQLTGEAEPAAVRRLMLDELRSGGEPALVLLDDAHWADEATFDLLRFLGRRIEARPAMIVVVYRQDEVGARHPLRVLAGDLAALPVVRRLTVPMLSEAAVTRLAAGTGIDPGELHRRTGGNAFFVTEVLADGRATVPPTVRDAVLARAARLELGAREALDALACLGTRAAPWLVEAVSGRAADDLDACMDRGLVTAVDGTVAFRHELVRVAVLEAIPPGRAAALHRQALAVLGARPPGEVEPARLADHAQRADDRAAVLAYAPLAAERASRLGAHTEAADHLRHALAALGDEPDAARAGLLEELGRQCHLADDLDDALRARQEAVDAWRAVGDDRRRGGALVGLAITAAHLAREIPLGEKACDEALALLATQPPGPEYALACAIRAKLSAMAFRNADAVAWGERLLAAAGEGSEPQERALALLSIGIGRAQDGDPAGLDLIAESVRLARGASVEDQAGLAYFWLQLICVTRRWYRQADRWYEEALSFTDDHGQEVWRQWLRAFRSRALLDQGRWDDAEALASEVLRTAGVDDGRRMIAMVVLGRLRARRGDPDARPLLARVHSVMVTAEPVVDWIIGSTPALAEAGTYAGDLDQARTLVTPALAAATTQGEPWLLGELAYWLARADGPAAVPGRAAEPYRLQLSGRSREAAGRWEETGCPYEAALALADTTDEGMLREALAIFDRLGARPMRDITARRLRRLGARDIPRRPSRTAGPDGLSAREQEVLALLADGLRNAEIADVLFLSRRTVEHHVAAVLRKLGVNNRSEAGRYARRNGVEPASPTSRVR